The Aspergillus nidulans FGSC A4 chromosome VIII genome contains the following window.
GTAGGGGAGCCGAAGGGTTGTGGGAATGGGCAAATCTTGTCATAAAATCTGTGCAGCGGTGTCGGACAAAAGAGCAGATCTGAAAGACGGTTCGGACGATGCCTTGTGGCATTAGCGCAATGCTTACCCAAGAGCTACAGCGTCTGGGCCGGGAGTTGTCATCCTTGGACAGAATAtctgagggagaggagggatcAGAACTGGAAGGCACAACCCAGATCAACCAACTGAACATTGTGCTTTCCTTTGTGACCATGGCACAGAAACCACTGACGGTCACTCAGCTGGAGGCCATTCTGGAGATTATCTTCAGAGAAGAAGTTTTGAACCTGGAGGATGACCTTTGTACGACATACTCCTTGTTATTTTTGCTTCGTCCCGATACTGAAGAAGACAGAcataaaaataataaaattGTGACACTTCGACACAGCTTGTTCTACAAGTTCTTTAGAACAACCAAGGAAACCAGTCCAGTTCGTGTTAACATGGACCAGACTAAGGTCAACTTTGTCTACGTAGCACTATATGCGCTACGCGAATGATCTACTCCCCTGACTAACAGATGGCTCAGAAGGCTTATGGACTATGGGAAAgatttcttcctgctgcatTTCATACGCGCGAGGCCGGAAAATGCAGGGAATCTCTGTAGAGACATCTCTGCCCTTTTTCATAACCTATTCAGCAAGGAAGCCTACAGAGACTGGCTTGTAGATTCCTATTTGGTCAGGGGCCATTTAGATTACTGTTTCTATCCAACAGCATCAATCCAGGCACTTGCTTGCTTTTGGCTTGACACAATAGACTGCTCGCTTGTGAACAGCCGGGCAGAAATGACCCTTCAATGGCTCCTCCTGGAAACAAAGCAACTTTTTGAGGAAAATGCCCACACCTCGAGCATAGCTAGTGCAGCAGGCCCTTTTATAGTTCTTTTCTCCTACATAGCAATATACTGGTACTGACACTGGTTAGGCTTACCTGAGATGGAAGCTGATGACAGATTACCTTTAGTTATTCTACAACTGTTGATATTCTACAACAACATGTTGGCATATTACACCTCTGAGAATATTAACTCTCGTGAAAACACGCCTATGGATATGCAACTGTACCATAGCCAAGTTTACAAAatttttgctgctgctgagatttATAAGTTTCAGCAGACGCTGCTCTGGCATGTTAGAGTCGCCCAAGCACTGCTGTTGAATGGTCATCTACAAGAGGCTCAGGGACAATTTCAGATTGCATTGGAAGAGCACAAGAGTGCTCCCACCTTCGACCAGCTCTTGCTATTTATTATTTACAGGGACATGGCGCGTGCATGCAGTGATATTAGAAGGCATGGAGAGGCACTGGAACACCATGAACTATCAGAGCAACTTGAGTCACTGTTGGGTAATATTGAATTTCCTCCCCTGGGACACAATAATAACATAGATAAACTATTAGATACAGCTCAATTGCAACATAATGCAAGGAGGACAGCCGACGCCGTCAAAACAGCCAACGAGGCATAGAGATTGGTGGATATACTAGAAGATAACGAGCAGCTCGATTTCCCACTATTCTTCAACATTTTTCTCAAACTCTACCAGCCCCAGCGTCTACGCCTGGTATTTGATCATGCTTTGGAATACTACGACAACGCGGGAGGGCCTGATGATTTTGAGAGTTTCCTTTTGGAAACATTTTCCTTCTTACCTCGCAGTATCTATCGGGTTCTTCAACATGTGCTTACTTCGGACAATGATGAGCATCTTGAACATGCTATAGCAGTCATAAAGAGGCTCAGCAGTGACAATGAGTAGAGGCAGTATTTTGTTCCGCGTCAGAAGTATCTACTTGCAATATTATTATTCTCTAAAGGTTGAGTTAGTCTGGGCGTCGACAGCTGGTGCCAGGTTGTTTTGTTGATGGACAACCTTGATAGCAGTAATAGAGATTAACCGGATGTTAAAACACCAGCAGATCAGTTAATAGGATATCTAGTATCTGTATATCTAGAGCTGCCAGATATTCTGCCAAGCAAGCAGTGCCCTTTGGCATTGGACACAGTTGAGAAGGCAAATAAGGTCTTATTAGTCATATCAATGTGGCTCTGAAAACATAGAGATATTACAAATGCTAGAGAAGCTGTCCAGGGGCATGTGAAACATTGCATTGCCTTGCTGTCCAACAATGGTATTTCAAATAATTAACAGGCATTTATGACGCTGTTCAAGACATTTATGGCTGATCTAGATAGCCGCGAGGACCGCGACGCAGCCTTGCATCTTCTCAAAGATGCCGAGAAGCGCGCCATGAGCAGGTATAATGCAGTGGTACAACCCCAAGAAGCAAATGACAGCGGGACAGGGGAACTCTCCCAGTCACTAAAAGTCACTTGTTTGACCgacgagaaggcagagaatcaggatggtgatgacgacgatgatgatgctgataGGCTAAATGTGCGGGCTTTAGCCAATTATTTGGATGAATGTGTGAACTGTCGGAGGGAGCTCGAGAATATCCACTTCTGGTACTTTTGTTGCTTGTGCCTGTATACAGCGCTGTGTCGCAGGTGCTATCACGAGTTGGAAGGAGGACCTCATCCATCCGGGCTGTTCGGTACATGTAATCCAGAGCACGAATTTATTTATACTAGGGGTCTTCTTCCCCCGTCGGAGCTGGTGGGTGATGGGATGGTGCCGCTTGTCTCGGCGGAGGGAAACAGACAAGTTATCTGGGtggaagagtggaaggacAGCCTTGCAGAGAAGTGGGAGACTGAAAGTTTTGAGTATGAGGGGGGTTTGTCAGCCTGGTGCATGAGAATCCTGCCCGAGCCACAGAGGACACGGTGGGCAGCCTTCTTTATGTCCCAGGGCGGATCTGGACCAGGCCAATCCTGCTAGTCCAACTACTCTGGATAGCCTGGTAGCCTAGTCAAGTAGCAGCTTGGTATTAGGATTGGGCATGCTGCCATGGGTTTGTCTGGGGGCCAGCGGTCCGCTGGCGCGGTGGGGTTAACGACAACGGTTACCTTGGAAAAATAGCTGCTGGCCCGGGTGATATAGAGAACTGCTCTGCTGTAGCCCCTTGTCGCAATTGCAGTGGCCTCTCTCGCGCGCCGCTGGAACGAATCATCTAAGCCAGAAGTTGAAGGTGAAATGGGCCCGAACGCCGGCGCCAGTGGACATGACCACTACCAAAACGTGCTAAGGACTTGTTCACGAAGAGGACAAAAAATAAAagtaagaaaagaaaacatacaacagctgggattcgcatgtggtcacccaccatactactaaccagccggcgtgtggcttaagtacggctgagcggacgggaagccctgttttccacaccctatggtcgtatgtaccTGATTTATTAAGGGAGAGATTGATGTAGACCGAAAACATGCTCTGTGTTGATGACAGAATTCGTCCCAAATAACCATAGCGATTGTACAGCAAGGAATCTTGGATAGAAAATCCAAGGAGTTTCATGCTGTATTTCTGACTCTACTTTTCTGACTAGAAGCATGTTTATCTGGCAACTTTACCTACTTATCCCTTCTTTACACGTATCATTCCTGCATGGCCAGTCTAGATAAAGAATACATGGCCTCTTTACAGTCAAAATTTAACAGTAATAGAATAGCTGCGTCTGCGTCTAAACCATGTTTCAACAACCTGCGGCGGCCTAGATACAGCACTGCTAATCCTCTAGCTCTAAACCTTAGACAATTCCTGATCTTATCCCTACTATAGGAGTAGAATTCATAATCAGCTGTCAGACTTAGATCCTAATTTACCCAGTATATTACTACAGGAACCATATAAAACTGATTAGCTTCGTTCTCTAGGTGCCTTATTCAAAGATACATGGTCCAGCTTCCTGGATAAAATTAACTAGTGACTTTTCATGCTGGCATGCTTGTACTTACAGTATCAAACTGTAGCTAAAAATATTCCTAAAGCTAGCCAGACTATTAATATCAATTGAGCGAGGTTGACTTGGCAGGTTTCTTGACTTGCGTACAACCCCCACTAAGGAGCTTTATAGTCAGGTAAAAACTTACCCTGGTGTGTATTATATTATTCTGCAGCATAACCATTTATACAAGCAGTATATAGATAAGTACAGAGCAAGATAGTATTAGAGTCCAATCAGAGTAGCTTGTATACTATGAAAAGTATTAGAAGCTGAGGAAGCTCTACTGCAAATCTTCAAGCTTGGAAATAATAGCAGACGCCTAAATTTTACTTCTCACCTTTCTCAACCGCACTCGGCCTatgtcacaggctatggcctggagcttggttgtcggccatgccctcaacctagtTCTagataaggtttctgcaacatcagtatacagcctcggaattgcAGCCTCGTAGCTTAGGAAAAGATATCCGTCGGCATGTAGGTCCGGCGGTATACAGGTAAGGGAAGTCAGGAGTCTTGACGTATGATtaggaaaggttgataaagggaggaagatatctgcacTTCTATGTCTTGTTTCCTTCTTTAAGCATGTGATACTCGTgaatacaggacagccagttgaaaacaATACTGCCTACACTCGTTACAGCCTATACTTAGCTTGTATCACCTCTAAAACCAACACCATCAGGGCTTGTTGCACTTCAATTATGATAGCAGTCAATAtaaaaaggagaaaaaaaatgaaagtgaaaaacatacaacagtagggattcgcatgtggtcacccaccatactactaacctaccggcgtgtggcttaagtacggctgagcggacgggaagccctgttctccacaccctatggtcgtatgtacttgGAAATTGCTAGCTAACCTTCTATATAGTAATAGGCGCTCTTTGAATAATGCCAAAGTCTAGATCACTGTAAGACCAGCAGGTGGGAATGTTATCCTGAGTATAATACTTTCACAACTTGGCGCGTGATAATGCGGACTTTTGATAAAAAGTAAGGGAAAATTGTTATaggtcctttgcctatacaaggaccttagaccttagtgactcggccaaggcctgcgctgtcctgaaggcggtgagccacctacaagacttcctcacaacaacaatccttctttctcatttcttctttagcgattccttcttgtacatac
Protein-coding sequences here:
- a CDS encoding uncharacterized protein (transcript_id=CADANIAT00002172), which codes for MLTQELQRLGRELSSLDRISEGEEGSELEGTTQINQLNIVLSFVTMAQKPLTVTQLEAILEIIFREEVLNLEDDLCLPEMEADDRLPLVILQLLIFYNNMLAYYTSENINSRENTPMDMQLYHSQVYKIFAAAEIYKFQQTLLWHVRVAQALLLNGHLQEAQGQFQIALEEHKSAPTFDQLLLFIIYRDMARACSDIRRHGEALEHHELSEQLESLLAQLQHNARRTADAVKTANEA
- a CDS encoding uncharacterized protein (transcript_id=CADANIAT00002173), with product MTFMADLDSREDRDAALHLLKDAEKRAMSRYNAVVQPQEANDSGTGELSQSLKVTCLTDEKAENQDGDDDDDDADRLNVRALANYLDECVNCRRELENIHFWGLLPPSELVGDGMVPLVSAEGNRQVIWVEEWKDSLAEKWETESFEYEGGLSAWCMRILPEPQRTRWAAFFMSQGGSGPGQSC
- a CDS encoding uncharacterized protein (transcript_id=CADANIAT00002174), encoding MPKSRSLSFAYTRTLDLSDSAKACAVLKAIGRSI